A portion of the Lolium rigidum isolate FL_2022 chromosome 1, APGP_CSIRO_Lrig_0.1, whole genome shotgun sequence genome contains these proteins:
- the LOC124673855 gene encoding GDSL esterase/lipase At1g74460, whose translation MDRGRRSLAVALAVTLLLGLAHGDMVQFIFGDSLSDVGNNNYLTKSLARAALPWYGIDFGSGMPNGRFCNGRTVADIVGDKMGLPRPPAFLDPSVDETVIATRGLNYASGGGGILNETSSLFIQRFSLYKQIELFQGTQAFMREKIGQAAADKLFGDGYYVVAMGANDFINNYLLPVYSDSWSYNGDSFVSYMVTTLEAQLRLLHGLGARRLTFFGLGPMGCIPLQRLLQRSSTACQDSTNKLALSFNKQAGAVIERLSASLPNATFQFGDVYDYFQDIINRPYMHGFNNSHDPCCSLGKIRPTLTCTPLSTLCKDRSKYVFWDEYHPTDRANELIALETLRRLNITVVANSTSS comes from the exons atggatcgcgggaggaggtcgcTCGCCGTTGCGCTGGCAGTGACCCTGCTCCTGGGCCTCGCCCATGGCGACATGGTGCAGTTCATCTTCGGCGACTCGCTGTCGGACGTGGGCAACAACAACTACCTGACCAAGAGCCTCGCCCGCGCTGCTCTGCCGTGGTACGGCATCGACTTCGGCAGCGGCATGCCCAACGGCAGGTTCTGCAACGGCCGCACCGTGGCCGACATCGTGGGCGACAAGATGGGCCTGCCGCGCCCGCCGGCGTTCCTGGACCCGTCGGTGGACGAGACCGTCATCGCCACGCGAGGGCTCAACTAcgcgtccggcggcggcggcatcctcaacgaGACATCCTCCCTTTTC ATCCAGAGGTTCTCGTTGTACAAGCAGATCGAGCTGTTCCAGGGGACGCAGGCGTTCATGCGGGAGAAGATCGGGCAGGCGGCGGCCGACAAGCTCTTCGGCGACGGCTACTACGTGGTGGCCATGGGCGCCAACGACTTCATCAACAACTACCTCCTCCCCGTCTACTCCGACTCCTGGAGCTACAACGGAGACAGCTTCGTCAGCTACATGGTGACCACCCTGGAGGCGCAGCTCCGGCTCCTGCACGGGCTGGGCGCGCGGCGGCTCACCTTCTTCGGGCTGGGCCCGATGGGGTGCATCCCACTGCAGCGGCTCCTGCAGCGGTCGTCGACGGCGTGCCAGGACTCCACCAACAAGCTCGCCCTGAGCTTCAACAAGCAGGCCGGGGCAGTGATCGAGCGGCTGTCGGCGTCGCTCCCCAACGCGACCTTCCAGTTCGGCGACGTCTACGACTACTTCCAGGACATCATCAACCGGCCGTACATGCACGGGTTCAACAACTCCCACGACCCGTGCTGCTCGCTGGGGAAGATCAGGCCCACGCTCACCTGCACCCCGCTCTCCACGCTCTGCAAGGACCGCAGCAAGTACGTCTTCTGGGACGAGTACCACCCCACGGACCGCGCCAACGAGCTCATCGCCCTCGAGACGCTCAGGAGGCTCAACATCACCGTCGTCGCAAACAGCACCAGCAGCTAG